Proteins encoded together in one Planctopirus ephydatiae window:
- a CDS encoding radical SAM protein, translating to MAEIIPLHRDHSRLFHQNRYVYPVVSRRSGGISVGINLNPDKVCNFDCIYCQVDRRSEAETNFVGTEQLLAELDEVIELVTSGRLWEDEKFGATPQAFRRFNDIAFSGDGEPTTFRNFDLIVNEVAQRKMKAGLDQVKMVLITNASMFHRPACQRGLAVLMAHQGEIWAKLDAGTEEYYHLIERTRIPFARILENILDVSLRWPVVIQALFMNVAGVPPTEAEISAWLGRLKDILSAGGQVSLVQVYTVARPPAEAIVTPLSDAEVDHIVKRVQQETSLTAQGYYGSRTSS from the coding sequence ATCGCGACCACTCGAGGTTGTTTCATCAGAATCGCTATGTCTATCCGGTTGTTTCCAGACGAAGCGGTGGCATTTCCGTCGGGATTAATCTCAATCCGGATAAGGTCTGCAATTTCGATTGCATCTATTGTCAGGTCGATCGGCGAAGTGAAGCCGAAACGAATTTTGTCGGTACTGAACAACTTCTGGCCGAACTCGATGAAGTGATCGAACTGGTGACCAGCGGCAGGCTCTGGGAAGATGAAAAATTTGGAGCCACTCCGCAGGCGTTTCGTCGCTTCAATGACATAGCCTTTTCCGGTGATGGAGAACCCACCACGTTTCGAAACTTCGATTTGATCGTGAATGAAGTTGCTCAAAGGAAAATGAAAGCCGGGCTCGATCAGGTCAAAATGGTGCTGATCACCAATGCCAGTATGTTCCATCGACCAGCCTGCCAGCGCGGGCTGGCTGTGCTGATGGCTCATCAGGGAGAGATCTGGGCCAAGCTCGATGCCGGGACTGAGGAGTATTACCACCTGATTGAACGAACTCGCATTCCGTTTGCGAGAATTCTGGAGAACATTCTCGATGTCTCGCTGCGCTGGCCGGTCGTGATCCAGGCCCTGTTTATGAATGTGGCTGGTGTGCCTCCGACAGAGGCCGAAATCTCCGCCTGGCTGGGCCGTTTAAAAGACATTCTTTCCGCAGGCGGACAGGTTTCTCTGGTCCAGGTTTACACAGTCGCACGACCACCTGCAGAAGCGATTGTCACACCACTCTCGGATGCCGAGGTTGATCACATTGTGAAGCGTGTGCAGCAGGAAACATCGCTTACCGCTCAAGGGTATTACGGTTCCCGCACGTCATCCTGA
- a CDS encoding transglutaminase TgpA family protein, with protein MPLTTVFHASLYGTICLAGFILGRAEGNFIPYLTILVAMVGYMLTEHYKKWMVTVPVANALGLVAFLVAAIEFTVGDREGKLLAGAHLVVYLNWIVLLQKKTNRQYWAMAALSLLQVAVASVLTNDSWYGGMLVLYSVVAMWSLAIFSLHQANQQFESGRREPVTRTPVAGSSLSTTTASVIMPSETWSTIRHDGSARWVTPRFILGVMTIASMSLMLSGVFFTLVPRVWIGPRLSLGDEADGPVGSLGRNTMTGFTSQVKLGSLGEILENSTPVLQVRLFDSETDREIDVNQYCERLGYAEPLFRGIVLSRYESSQWLADVVFSSQDPLPRILAEPAVRQEYVLEPVGTDLLFVIGDVRACDLDGSERRRVVKHTTTSVLTRDSVGRSGSAERIGYTAYSAPMPAVVQPFAIMPVSSRLWQEYLSRNYLEDLLILNDDVAAIRPIVERILEEKTRQVGSKLTPVQQAVALESWLRDSGNFKYTLKQARVDLTVDPVIDFLINRKEGHCEYFNTALALMLRAAGIPSRLVSGFKGGDTNPLNGRFEVQQRHAHVWVEAFLTEPNGKFFWGTFDATPVAERNTELETIGGKMTFWQAMSSEISMFWSRYVVNVTLNDQEQGVYGPLRDWVASLGGQLKDRTGGIQSLLYGLFSILASPKEWLTVSGMLRLLIILVLFTGLLYVLKYGIKLSLKGFSKYSQKRKVERKVVEFYERFQRVIAQAGFRRDEAQTQREFALQVTHKLSHRLHDESVLKLPEELTELFYKVRFGDDIVDAATAQSLDDQLDRLESLLDSNRQRHNASKV; from the coding sequence ATGCCGCTGACAACTGTCTTTCATGCCAGTCTGTATGGCACGATCTGTCTGGCGGGCTTTATTCTCGGCAGAGCTGAGGGCAACTTTATCCCTTATCTCACGATTCTTGTGGCCATGGTCGGCTACATGCTGACTGAGCATTATAAAAAATGGATGGTCACTGTTCCCGTCGCCAATGCTCTGGGGCTCGTGGCCTTTCTCGTCGCAGCTATTGAATTCACTGTTGGTGACCGTGAAGGAAAGCTTCTGGCTGGTGCTCATCTGGTAGTTTATCTGAACTGGATCGTGCTGCTGCAAAAGAAAACCAATCGACAATACTGGGCCATGGCGGCACTGAGTTTATTGCAGGTGGCTGTCGCCTCCGTTTTGACGAACGACAGCTGGTATGGTGGCATGCTCGTCCTTTATTCCGTAGTGGCGATGTGGTCGCTGGCAATTTTTTCTTTGCATCAGGCCAATCAGCAATTTGAATCCGGACGACGCGAACCAGTGACTCGAACTCCTGTGGCAGGTTCTTCCCTATCCACCACGACGGCTTCCGTGATCATGCCCAGTGAAACCTGGAGCACAATTCGTCACGATGGTTCGGCAAGGTGGGTCACGCCGCGTTTCATCCTCGGAGTCATGACCATTGCGAGCATGTCACTCATGCTCAGTGGCGTGTTCTTCACGCTTGTGCCGCGAGTGTGGATTGGCCCGCGTTTATCATTAGGAGATGAAGCTGATGGTCCGGTGGGAAGTCTGGGCCGCAATACCATGACGGGCTTTACGTCTCAGGTGAAACTGGGCTCACTGGGCGAAATTCTGGAAAATTCAACACCTGTGCTTCAGGTCAGATTGTTCGATTCCGAAACAGATCGAGAAATCGATGTCAATCAGTATTGTGAGCGACTCGGTTATGCCGAGCCCCTCTTTCGAGGCATTGTGCTGAGCCGCTACGAATCGAGCCAATGGCTGGCCGATGTGGTCTTTTCTTCCCAAGATCCATTACCACGCATTCTCGCAGAACCGGCAGTGCGCCAGGAGTATGTTCTGGAACCAGTCGGGACAGATCTGCTCTTTGTGATTGGAGATGTGAGGGCTTGCGATCTCGATGGTTCCGAACGCCGTCGGGTTGTCAAACATACCACGACCTCTGTGCTGACACGAGATAGCGTAGGACGTTCGGGAAGTGCGGAACGGATTGGCTACACCGCATACTCGGCACCAATGCCGGCTGTTGTGCAGCCCTTTGCCATCATGCCGGTTTCCTCCAGGCTCTGGCAGGAGTATCTCTCACGCAATTATCTGGAAGACCTGCTGATCCTCAATGACGATGTCGCAGCGATTCGACCGATTGTCGAACGCATTCTTGAAGAAAAAACCCGACAGGTGGGCAGCAAACTGACTCCTGTACAACAGGCGGTCGCGCTCGAATCGTGGCTGCGGGACAGTGGGAATTTCAAGTACACGCTCAAACAGGCGCGTGTGGATCTGACAGTTGATCCCGTGATCGATTTTCTCATCAATCGCAAGGAAGGGCATTGCGAATACTTCAATACAGCCCTCGCACTCATGCTGCGGGCTGCCGGTATTCCATCACGTTTAGTCAGTGGATTCAAAGGAGGAGATACGAATCCTTTGAATGGCCGATTCGAAGTCCAGCAGCGGCATGCTCATGTCTGGGTGGAGGCATTTCTTACAGAGCCTAATGGCAAGTTCTTCTGGGGCACCTTTGATGCCACGCCTGTCGCAGAGCGGAATACAGAACTGGAAACCATCGGTGGCAAAATGACTTTCTGGCAGGCCATGTCGAGTGAGATTTCCATGTTCTGGTCTCGCTATGTGGTGAATGTCACACTGAATGATCAGGAGCAGGGGGTCTACGGCCCGCTGCGCGATTGGGTTGCCTCGCTGGGTGGTCAGTTAAAGGATCGCACAGGTGGCATTCAAAGCCTCCTGTACGGCCTCTTCTCGATTCTGGCGTCGCCCAAAGAGTGGCTCACTGTCAGTGGTATGTTGAGGTTGCTGATTATTCTCGTCTTGTTCACGGGCCTGTTGTATGTTCTCAAATACGGCATCAAACTTTCACTGAAGGGGTTCTCAAAGTATTCCCAGAAGCGAAAAGTTGAACGCAAGGTTGTCGAATTTTACGAGCGATTCCAGAGAGTTATCGCTCAGGCTGGCTTTAGGCGGGATGAAGCTCAGACCCAGAGAGAATTTGCACTGCAGGTGACTCACAAACTCTCGCACCGACTCCACGACGAATCTGTCTTGAAACTCCCTGAAGAACTGACAGAGTTGTTTTATAAAGTCCGATTCGGGGACGATATCGTTGATGCCGCAACAGCTCAGTCACTAGATGACCAGCTGGATCGTCTTGAAAGCCTGCTCGATTCCAACCGGCAGCGTCACAATGCTTCCAAGGTGTGA
- a CDS encoding type II secretion system F family protein produces the protein MPLNIVAVWCRSLSTLLHSGVALIRALELAGKRAGDQRFGPVTQRLIQEVRTGNGLSEALIAEGSTFPALLVDMVSVGEQTGNLPEVLTSLAGHFDHQVQMRRTFIAAITWPVLQAVAAILIVAILIVVLGVVAQVTGSSALDVLGVGLTGTTGAVAWLSGWAMLLVAGYIGWEMINRMGQRGAFDRLLLTIPVVGHCLRSFALSRFSWAFAITQNSGMMIGPSITASLKASGNGAFAATAPEINAMVMSGEELSDALQATGYFPTDYLEMIRVGESSGTVPEVLERMAPQLDDDARRSLAQLTMAFSSVIWAAVAIMIIVLIFRVFSIYLGLINGALKDI, from the coding sequence ATGCCACTGAATATCGTCGCTGTCTGGTGCAGATCACTCAGTACACTCCTGCACTCGGGGGTGGCTCTGATTCGAGCCTTGGAACTTGCCGGCAAGCGGGCTGGCGATCAGCGTTTCGGGCCAGTTACACAACGGCTGATTCAGGAGGTGCGGACTGGCAATGGACTATCCGAAGCCTTGATCGCTGAAGGTTCCACATTTCCGGCACTGCTGGTGGATATGGTCAGTGTGGGTGAACAGACGGGGAACCTTCCCGAAGTTCTGACTTCACTGGCTGGGCATTTCGATCATCAGGTGCAAATGCGGCGCACCTTTATAGCCGCCATCACCTGGCCTGTCCTGCAGGCCGTCGCTGCCATACTGATTGTGGCCATTCTGATCGTCGTCTTGGGGGTCGTAGCTCAGGTCACCGGTTCATCAGCACTCGATGTTCTGGGTGTGGGGTTGACGGGAACAACCGGCGCAGTGGCATGGCTGAGTGGTTGGGCCATGCTGCTGGTGGCCGGTTATATTGGCTGGGAGATGATCAATCGCATGGGACAAAGAGGGGCCTTTGACCGATTACTGCTGACGATCCCTGTCGTGGGTCATTGCCTGAGATCGTTTGCTTTGTCTCGTTTCTCCTGGGCGTTTGCCATTACTCAGAATTCGGGCATGATGATCGGCCCAAGTATCACGGCTAGCCTCAAAGCCAGTGGAAATGGCGCTTTCGCTGCGACGGCACCAGAAATCAACGCGATGGTCATGTCGGGTGAGGAGTTATCGGATGCCCTGCAGGCCACGGGGTATTTTCCCACAGATTATCTGGAAATGATTCGCGTTGGCGAGTCTTCGGGAACTGTTCCCGAAGTGCTGGAGAGAATGGCCCCACAACTGGACGATGATGCCAGACGCAGCCTCGCTCAACTGACGATGGCCTTCAGTTCGGTGATCTGGGCAGCTGTGGCCATCATGATCATCGTCCTGATCTTCCGCGTCTTTTCGATCTACCTGGGATTGATCAATGGCGCACTCAAGGACATCTAG
- a CDS encoding cytochrome c: MLPKSFTNPVVSVIASRLLQSTMALACITGVSTVATAESPIPIANVAPVSDLNAEAEALIATVGKTLESEEAYKKDAKVWKQGASLLAVVSQAIVEHPEASSLKSAAPSIRQGAIQVARSKTLAEAQAGQKMISEAVAGRLAADAKPEADWGKLTKMHPSMEEMNSRAAAVRRSLKRLRKPEEEARDATALALLAVATYADTHEVKNAADKPYWQELAGNFQKEMTETATAMRSKDLEKAKTVFAEGMKRCEACHEKFHNE; the protein is encoded by the coding sequence GTGCTGCCGAAGTCTTTTACGAACCCAGTGGTTTCAGTGATTGCCAGTCGATTGCTGCAGAGCACGATGGCTCTGGCCTGCATCACAGGAGTTTCTACCGTCGCTACAGCCGAAAGTCCTATTCCCATCGCCAATGTCGCTCCCGTCAGCGATCTCAATGCGGAAGCTGAGGCTTTGATTGCTACTGTCGGTAAAACTCTGGAATCGGAAGAAGCTTACAAGAAGGATGCCAAGGTCTGGAAGCAGGGGGCCAGCCTGTTAGCGGTCGTCTCGCAGGCGATTGTCGAACATCCCGAGGCCAGCTCACTGAAGTCAGCAGCACCTTCCATTCGTCAGGGGGCCATACAAGTTGCTCGCAGCAAAACGCTGGCTGAAGCTCAAGCAGGCCAGAAGATGATTTCAGAGGCTGTCGCTGGTCGCTTGGCAGCCGATGCCAAACCCGAGGCCGATTGGGGCAAGCTCACCAAAATGCACCCCTCAATGGAAGAAATGAACTCGCGAGCTGCTGCCGTCCGCCGATCTCTCAAAAGACTCCGTAAACCCGAAGAAGAGGCTCGTGATGCCACGGCTCTCGCTTTACTGGCTGTGGCCACTTATGCAGATACCCACGAAGTGAAAAACGCAGCCGATAAACCCTACTGGCAGGAATTGGCTGGAAATTTCCAGAAGGAAATGACTGAGACTGCGACCGCCATGCGATCCAAAGATCTCGAAAAAGCCAAAACAGTCTTCGCCGAAGGAATGAAACGCTGCGAAGCCTGTCATGAGAAGTTCCACAACGAATAG
- the hemA gene encoding glutamyl-tRNA reductase codes for MNLHVVSCNHQSSGLAIRERLAFSSAEDIQRAYQEFHERFPTSEVVFLSTCNRVEVYAANTEEDPAVVRQNLASFLSEFHHVPLEEFSEELTEHTGPEAVQHLFQVVSSLDSMVLGEPQIVAQVKDAYRKADENGSCGALTHALFQGAIRTSNRVRTETRLSNGRVSIASVAVGEFGKSIFDTFADKLVVVIGAGEMAEETLRYLADEGVQQVIVVNRSRDRAERLAEKYRGQVADWQQLDEWLGKADVIVSTTGADEPVVTMARFELARSKQNRYKPVFIIDLGAPRDFDAKIASLDDVYLYDIDSLQKTCDRNRKLRQAEVEKANRIIEEETQRFMSEFYSRAGGAIVKRLRDDWHSISQQELQKLFSKLSHLPAEDRDAIERTVARIVNKLLHPPLEALRDESKGGSPNGLLDALSRLFRLR; via the coding sequence ATGAACCTCCATGTCGTCTCCTGCAACCATCAATCCTCTGGATTAGCGATTCGTGAAAGACTCGCTTTTTCCAGTGCCGAAGATATCCAGCGTGCTTATCAGGAGTTCCACGAGCGGTTCCCGACATCCGAAGTCGTGTTCCTTTCGACCTGTAATCGTGTGGAAGTCTATGCAGCGAACACCGAAGAAGATCCTGCCGTCGTGAGGCAGAATCTGGCTTCGTTTCTCTCCGAGTTTCATCACGTTCCACTGGAAGAGTTTTCCGAGGAACTGACGGAACATACTGGCCCAGAGGCGGTGCAGCATTTGTTTCAGGTCGTGTCGAGCCTGGACAGCATGGTGCTTGGTGAGCCGCAAATCGTGGCTCAGGTGAAAGATGCTTATCGTAAAGCAGACGAAAACGGCAGTTGCGGCGCTTTGACGCATGCTCTGTTTCAAGGTGCCATCCGCACATCCAATCGCGTGCGTACAGAGACCAGGCTTTCCAATGGTCGGGTATCGATTGCCAGTGTCGCTGTCGGAGAATTCGGGAAGAGTATCTTCGATACGTTTGCCGACAAACTCGTCGTCGTGATCGGTGCCGGCGAGATGGCGGAAGAGACACTCCGATACCTGGCGGATGAAGGTGTGCAGCAGGTCATTGTCGTCAACCGCAGCCGAGATCGTGCCGAGCGTTTGGCAGAGAAGTACCGGGGGCAAGTTGCCGACTGGCAGCAACTGGACGAATGGCTGGGGAAAGCGGACGTGATTGTGAGTACCACGGGTGCGGATGAACCTGTGGTGACGATGGCTCGTTTTGAATTGGCGCGCAGCAAGCAGAACCGCTACAAGCCTGTGTTTATCATTGATCTGGGTGCTCCCAGAGATTTTGACGCAAAGATCGCTTCGCTCGATGATGTTTATCTGTATGACATTGACAGCCTGCAGAAAACCTGTGACCGCAACCGCAAGCTGCGTCAGGCCGAAGTTGAAAAAGCGAACCGCATCATCGAGGAAGAAACTCAGCGGTTCATGAGTGAGTTTTACAGCCGGGCGGGCGGTGCGATCGTTAAACGCCTGCGCGATGACTGGCATTCGATCAGCCAGCAGGAGTTGCAGAAACTGTTTTCAAAACTATCGCACCTGCCTGCAGAAGACCGTGATGCCATTGAACGTACGGTCGCTCGAATTGTTAATAAACTGCTGCACCCGCCACTGGAAGCGTTACGCGACGAATCGAAAGGTGGTTCGCCGAATGGCCTGCTCGATGCTCTATCGAGGCTCTTCCGCTTGCGGTGA
- the ccsA gene encoding cytochrome c biogenesis protein CcsA: MLNVSVFCIFASYLVAFGFELTRLRGQGWLARTLTLGFATAGLLAHTLYLLARASAENLPPLLSSSHDWLLVLAWLLMVLYLVLTIVDSQLAVGIISFPLIIGLVATSWLLPETSARSWDPLRSWAMLHASSLVLGTAAVLVGFVISLLFLWQNERLKQGAIAKRSLSLPSLEQLARLNLWAISTAVPLLSVGVLSGIILTNWTSENVWIDPVVLGGTIGWALICGLLTWQLSRTRTPGRKVAVATAWSSGLLLLAYVGLQVLTSAAGVSSVHGAKPVKNAPRTAPDPTKAAAEEGQK; the protein is encoded by the coding sequence ATGCTCAATGTGAGTGTTTTCTGCATCTTTGCCAGCTATCTCGTGGCCTTTGGCTTCGAGTTGACACGATTGCGTGGCCAGGGCTGGTTGGCGCGAACACTGACTCTGGGCTTCGCGACTGCCGGGCTTCTGGCTCATACCTTGTATCTGCTGGCAAGAGCCAGTGCCGAGAACTTGCCGCCATTACTGAGTTCTTCGCATGACTGGCTGCTGGTTCTGGCCTGGCTGCTGATGGTGCTATATCTGGTCCTGACAATTGTCGATTCGCAACTGGCTGTCGGGATCATTTCGTTTCCGTTGATTATTGGACTCGTGGCCACCTCATGGCTGCTTCCAGAGACATCGGCCCGGAGTTGGGATCCTTTAAGATCGTGGGCCATGCTGCATGCCAGTTCGCTAGTACTAGGGACAGCAGCAGTCCTCGTCGGATTTGTCATCAGCCTGCTCTTTTTGTGGCAGAATGAACGCCTCAAACAGGGGGCCATTGCCAAACGCAGTTTGAGCTTACCAAGCCTCGAACAACTGGCGCGACTCAACTTATGGGCGATTTCGACAGCTGTTCCACTGTTAAGTGTGGGAGTCCTTTCAGGCATCATCCTCACGAACTGGACCTCCGAAAATGTGTGGATTGACCCTGTGGTTCTCGGCGGCACGATCGGCTGGGCATTGATTTGCGGCTTGCTGACATGGCAACTCTCTCGAACACGCACACCGGGCCGGAAGGTGGCTGTGGCCACGGCGTGGTCATCGGGGCTGTTACTGCTGGCTTATGTCGGATTGCAGGTTCTGACATCGGCTGCCGGTGTAAGTTCAGTGCATGGAGCAAAACCTGTCAAAAATGCTCCGAGAACAGCACCTGATCCCACGAAGGCTGCAGCTGAGGAGGGACAGAAATGA
- a CDS encoding PIN/TRAM domain-containing protein: protein MLLIIIRILYAVICAGAIASFVAPSSNPPAFIGDYPFVWFVGLMLFTQAFTLADLLIPRKRLDLISSIYFGLLIGVLLCYLLSVALEPLSLLPYVKSAVIGLGLIVLPYVCISLLLQTRNDFRFVIPYVEFVKEIKGGRPLVVDTSSLIDGRIADLAETKLFDTEMIVPSFVLEELQEIADSNDKLRRTRGRRGLDVLTRLQQNSKVDIRVEEVKEKNPEGLTVDQRIVGLAKQRGGRVLTNDFNLNKVASVQGVDVINLNDVANALRPRYLPGEQLRIKIIREGEAYGQGVGYLDDGTMVICEQGAAYLNRDIDVVVTSVLQNSAGRMIFGRMQGTPAPVPAKSV from the coding sequence ATGCTGCTGATCATTATTCGAATTCTGTATGCGGTCATCTGCGCGGGAGCCATTGCATCCTTCGTGGCACCCTCCAGCAATCCTCCGGCGTTTATCGGAGATTATCCATTCGTCTGGTTTGTGGGGCTGATGCTCTTTACACAAGCCTTCACGCTGGCTGACTTACTGATCCCCCGCAAACGGCTGGATCTGATCTCCTCGATTTATTTTGGACTGCTGATTGGTGTCCTCCTGTGCTATCTCCTTTCGGTGGCACTCGAACCACTCAGCCTGTTGCCATATGTGAAAAGTGCCGTGATTGGCCTGGGACTGATTGTGCTGCCCTATGTCTGTATTTCGCTGCTGTTGCAGACGCGCAACGATTTCCGCTTTGTGATTCCTTACGTCGAGTTTGTGAAAGAAATCAAAGGGGGCCGGCCTCTGGTAGTGGATACCAGTTCGCTGATTGATGGCCGCATTGCCGATCTGGCAGAAACAAAATTGTTCGACACAGAGATGATCGTCCCGAGCTTTGTCCTGGAAGAACTTCAGGAAATTGCCGACAGCAATGACAAGTTGCGACGCACACGTGGGCGTCGCGGCCTGGATGTGCTGACCCGTCTGCAGCAGAACTCAAAGGTCGACATTCGTGTCGAAGAGGTGAAAGAAAAGAACCCGGAAGGGCTGACAGTCGACCAGAGAATTGTCGGACTGGCCAAACAGCGTGGTGGCCGCGTGCTGACCAACGACTTTAATCTGAATAAAGTTGCCAGTGTTCAAGGTGTGGATGTCATTAATCTCAATGATGTCGCAAATGCTTTAAGACCGAGATACCTCCCAGGCGAGCAGTTGCGAATCAAGATCATCCGTGAAGGTGAAGCTTACGGTCAGGGCGTCGGATATCTCGATGATGGCACGATGGTGATCTGCGAACAGGGCGCAGCATACTTGAACCGGGATATTGACGTTGTTGTCACCAGTGTGCTCCAAAACAGTGCCGGGCGTATGATTTTTGGTCGTATGCAAGGCACCCCTGCCCCCGTTCCTGCGAAAAGCGTCTAA
- a CDS encoding glutaminyl-peptide cyclotransferase codes for MPIKFSREWSLFVALCCMWTQVACDHSTAHSRDRVLPVEKAEVVAAFPHDPEAFSQGLVVEGGTLYESTGLFGSSSLRIVDLETGKVQKIVRLNDQYFGEGLTKRGDQLIQITWKNREAFVFDAATLEYKSTIRYAGEGWGLTRWGEHLVMSDGSSVLKVLEPETFRVLKKISVRADGRAVSDLNELETVGNEIWANIWHRDLILRIDPRTGEGIGWIDLSHLFPSNRRPHQEAVLNGIAYDPVKGRLFVTGKNWPQLFEIRVASLPEPAVKKP; via the coding sequence ATGCCAATCAAATTTTCCAGGGAATGGTCGCTCTTTGTTGCCCTGTGCTGCATGTGGACTCAGGTCGCTTGCGATCACTCGACGGCTCACTCACGAGATCGAGTCTTGCCTGTCGAAAAGGCCGAGGTTGTGGCCGCTTTTCCACATGATCCAGAAGCCTTCAGCCAGGGATTGGTCGTCGAGGGCGGCACTCTCTATGAAAGTACGGGCCTGTTTGGAAGTTCTTCGTTGCGAATTGTGGATCTGGAAACCGGGAAAGTTCAAAAGATTGTTCGCCTGAACGATCAGTATTTCGGTGAGGGGCTCACCAAACGGGGTGACCAACTGATCCAGATCACGTGGAAGAATCGCGAAGCCTTTGTATTTGACGCAGCAACACTCGAATACAAATCGACGATCCGCTATGCCGGTGAGGGATGGGGTCTCACTCGCTGGGGCGAACATCTGGTCATGAGTGATGGGTCTTCTGTGCTCAAGGTTTTAGAACCAGAGACATTTCGAGTGTTAAAAAAAATCTCGGTCCGTGCTGATGGTCGAGCGGTCTCCGATCTCAATGAACTGGAGACTGTGGGAAACGAAATCTGGGCCAATATCTGGCATCGTGATCTCATCCTGAGAATTGACCCTCGAACCGGGGAGGGGATTGGATGGATCGATCTGAGCCATCTGTTTCCATCCAATCGTCGTCCTCACCAGGAGGCAGTTCTTAATGGAATCGCGTATGATCCAGTGAAAGGCCGGTTGTTTGTCACCGGGAAGAACTGGCCTCAATTGTTTGAGATTCGAGTTGCCTCACTCCCGGAACCAGCCGTGAAAAAGCCCTGA
- a CDS encoding nitroreductase family protein, whose translation MTESLLPLSDVSKSIQELMATRRTIGTFLPETKGLQEALLEAVEAARWAPNHRRTEPWLFVNLGPETIEKVLTLNDQILTASKGAEFAATKRKQWAEIPGWLVVGCKVSDNPEIAEEDYAACACAIQNLTLSLWSRGIASKWSTGDITRRAEFSTICGLDPENNRVVGLIWYGYPAKVPPGSRQRTADQILTRLP comes from the coding sequence ATGACTGAGTCTTTATTGCCCCTATCAGATGTATCGAAGTCGATTCAGGAACTCATGGCCACTCGCCGGACAATAGGTACGTTTTTGCCTGAAACCAAAGGGCTTCAGGAAGCTTTGCTCGAAGCGGTCGAAGCGGCTCGCTGGGCCCCGAACCATCGGCGGACAGAACCATGGCTGTTTGTCAATCTGGGGCCTGAGACGATCGAAAAAGTACTGACCTTGAACGATCAGATTCTCACAGCCAGTAAAGGGGCCGAATTTGCTGCCACCAAGCGAAAACAATGGGCTGAAATCCCCGGCTGGCTGGTGGTCGGTTGTAAAGTTTCGGACAACCCGGAAATTGCCGAAGAAGATTATGCAGCCTGTGCCTGTGCAATACAGAATCTCACGTTAAGTCTGTGGTCACGAGGCATTGCCAGCAAATGGTCCACAGGCGACATCACAAGGCGAGCGGAGTTCTCCACGATTTGTGGTCTCGACCCGGAAAACAATCGCGTCGTGGGCCTGATTTGGTACGGCTATCCCGCCAAGGTTCCACCTGGCAGCCGTCAACGGACTGCTGATCAGATTCTCACCAGACTTCCTTGA
- a CDS encoding DUF1559 domain-containing protein, translating to MFTINAAGLSKIFPEKHHTRKGFTLIELLVVIAIIAILIALLLPAVQQAREAARRSQCVNNLKQLGLALHNYHDTHGVLPPGWIGVDAATRQPHAEDGVSGFSWGTMILPMLDQTPLYNRINFSDSCMSTAGNNNQALLRTILPAFRCPSDSGPQTWQIFDEATGATPLATLANANYVGAFGNSVQGYTNYSWEDDIEDNGPDHQIRGNGMFWHNSNVRFRDVSDGLSNTVLVGEHKTDLLPDPAEPDEQWFSTWGAVIPEGAEAIARVLGLADHTPNHPSTHLDDFSSPHVGGAHFLFGDGRVRFLTENVDLGLFKAINTRAGGEVVGEY from the coding sequence ATGTTCACGATAAATGCTGCAGGTTTATCGAAGATTTTTCCTGAAAAACATCATACCCGCAAAGGATTTACACTGATCGAACTGCTTGTGGTGATTGCGATTATCGCCATTTTGATCGCTCTTTTATTGCCAGCAGTTCAGCAGGCTCGTGAAGCGGCCCGGCGATCACAGTGTGTCAACAATCTCAAGCAATTGGGATTGGCACTGCACAACTATCATGACACACACGGTGTTTTGCCACCTGGCTGGATTGGAGTGGATGCAGCCACTCGGCAGCCACATGCGGAAGACGGAGTTTCCGGGTTCTCGTGGGGAACGATGATTCTTCCAATGCTGGATCAGACACCACTTTACAACCGCATCAATTTTTCTGATTCATGCATGAGTACTGCAGGCAATAACAACCAAGCCCTGCTCCGTACGATTCTGCCAGCCTTCCGCTGTCCATCGGATAGTGGCCCGCAAACTTGGCAGATCTTCGATGAAGCGACTGGCGCTACCCCATTGGCAACTCTGGCAAATGCCAACTATGTCGGAGCCTTTGGAAATTCAGTTCAAGGATATACAAACTACTCATGGGAAGATGACATCGAAGATAACGGGCCAGATCATCAGATTCGTGGCAATGGGATGTTCTGGCACAACAGCAATGTTCGCTTCCGTGATGTCAGCGATGGACTCAGCAATACGGTACTGGTGGGCGAACATAAAACTGACTTGCTTCCAGATCCCGCAGAGCCTGACGAGCAGTGGTTTAGCACCTGGGGAGCCGTGATTCCTGAAGGGGCCGAAGCGATTGCCCGCGTCTTGGGTCTGGCCGATCACACGCCGAACCATCCTTCGACTCACCTGGACGATTTCAGCAGTCCACACGTGGGCGGAGCGCATTTTCTGTTTGGAGATGGTCGCGTGCGATTCCTGACAGAAAATGTTGATCTGGGTCTTTTCAAAGCCATCAACACCCGCGCAGGCGGTGAAGTGGTTGGCGAATACTAA